The following are from one region of the Cyanobium gracile PCC 6307 genome:
- a CDS encoding universal stress protein: protein MFRHLLVPTDGSDLSDGTIRRAVSFARESGATITFLHVLANLAMPPQGSLYGDPVLLDPAVVEQFSQAERVYADELLGRARALAEEAGVPCDTAVGEHPVVYEAIIDAATRHGCDLIFMASHGRRGLAGLLLGSETQRVLTHTELPVLVFRRPGPAAGHGQEAPSAPATPAC from the coding sequence ATGTTCCGTCACCTGCTGGTGCCCACCGATGGCTCCGATCTCTCCGACGGCACGATTCGCCGGGCGGTGAGCTTCGCCCGCGAATCCGGGGCGACCATCACTTTCCTGCACGTGCTCGCCAACCTGGCGATGCCGCCCCAGGGCTCCCTCTACGGCGATCCGGTGCTGCTGGATCCGGCCGTGGTGGAGCAGTTCAGCCAGGCGGAGCGGGTCTATGCCGACGAACTGCTGGGGCGGGCCAGGGCCCTCGCCGAGGAGGCCGGGGTCCCCTGCGACACCGCCGTCGGTGAGCATCCGGTCGTCTACGAGGCGATCATCGACGCCGCCACCCGCCACGGCTGCGACCTGATCTTCATGGCCTCCCACGGCCGCCGCGGCCTCGCCGGGCTGCTGCTGGGCAGCGAGACCCAGCGGGTGCTGACCCACACCGAGCTGCCGGTGCTGGTGTTCCGCCGCCCCGGGCCCGCCGCCGGCCATGGTCAGGAGGCGCCCTCGGCCCCGGCCACGCCGGCCTGCTGA
- a CDS encoding ferredoxin--nitrite reductase: MNSTDTSVDTDTSALPPAGLSKVERAKAELCGLELAPRLAELAAAGWESLDEATLTIRLKWLGIFFRPVTPGRFMVRLRLPNGVLRAEQLELLADAVDRCGEHGSADITTRQNLQLRGLLLEDMPPLLEGMERVGLTSRQSGHDNPRNITGNPLAGLDPEELIDTRPLVAAIQARLLADDGPRNLPRKFNVAVGGAPDSFLLHNDLAFLPAPHPQDPAAPLGFTVMVGGFFSAQRNELAVPLGLWLRPDQLPDFTLALLRHYDAHGNRVQRNKSRLMYLVDGLGLAAYRDAVVAAYRELAGEAAEVPLTHDGRHLVVRSPRDGLGLQAQKQAGLHWAGLHVPMGRLDAASMLELARLARTYGSGELRLTEAQNVLIVNVPADRLAALESEPLLARFRLEPGALQAEAVSCTGSRYCSFALIPTKRTAQTVIDELERRLELPEAVRSHWTGCPNACGQPYMGQIGLMGAKARQDGQMVEAAKIFLGGRLDQDPKLAELHGKAVPLSELADVLEGLLVERFGARRRPAP, from the coding sequence ATGAACAGCACCGACACCAGCGTCGACACCGACACGTCCGCCCTGCCGCCGGCGGGCCTCAGCAAGGTCGAACGGGCCAAGGCGGAGCTCTGCGGCCTGGAGCTGGCCCCCAGGCTGGCGGAACTGGCCGCGGCGGGCTGGGAGTCCCTCGATGAGGCCACCCTGACGATCCGCCTCAAGTGGCTGGGGATCTTCTTCCGTCCCGTCACCCCCGGCCGCTTCATGGTGCGGCTGCGGCTGCCCAACGGCGTCCTCCGTGCCGAGCAGCTGGAGCTGCTGGCTGACGCCGTCGACCGTTGCGGCGAGCACGGCAGCGCCGACATCACCACCCGCCAGAACCTGCAGCTGCGCGGCCTGCTGCTGGAGGACATGCCCCCCCTGCTGGAGGGGATGGAGCGGGTCGGGCTCACCAGCCGCCAGTCGGGCCACGACAACCCCCGCAACATCACCGGCAACCCCCTGGCCGGCCTCGACCCGGAGGAGCTGATCGACACCCGGCCGCTGGTGGCGGCGATCCAGGCCCGCCTGCTCGCCGACGACGGCCCCCGCAACCTGCCGCGCAAGTTCAATGTGGCGGTGGGCGGGGCCCCCGACAGCTTCCTGCTCCACAACGACCTCGCCTTCCTGCCGGCGCCCCATCCCCAGGATCCGGCCGCGCCGCTGGGTTTCACGGTGATGGTGGGCGGCTTCTTCTCGGCCCAGCGCAACGAACTGGCCGTGCCCCTCGGCCTGTGGCTGCGGCCCGACCAGCTGCCTGACTTCACCCTGGCCCTGCTGCGGCACTACGACGCCCACGGCAACCGGGTCCAGCGCAACAAGAGCCGGTTGATGTATCTGGTGGATGGCCTGGGGCTGGCGGCCTATCGCGATGCGGTGGTGGCGGCCTACCGGGAGCTGGCCGGGGAGGCAGCGGAGGTTCCGCTGACCCACGACGGCCGCCATCTGGTGGTGCGGTCCCCCCGCGATGGGCTGGGGCTCCAGGCTCAGAAGCAGGCGGGCCTCCACTGGGCGGGGTTGCACGTGCCGATGGGGCGGCTCGATGCCGCTTCGATGCTGGAGCTGGCCCGCCTGGCCCGCACCTACGGCAGCGGTGAGCTGCGCCTCACCGAGGCCCAGAACGTGCTGATCGTGAACGTGCCGGCCGATCGCCTGGCGGCCCTGGAGTCCGAACCCCTGCTGGCACGGTTCCGCCTGGAGCCCGGCGCCCTCCAGGCCGAAGCGGTGAGCTGCACCGGCAGCCGGTACTGCAGCTTCGCCCTGATCCCCACCAAGCGCACCGCCCAGACGGTGATCGACGAACTGGAGCGGCGCCTGGAGCTGCCCGAGGCCGTGCGCAGCCACTGGACCGGCTGCCCCAACGCCTGCGGCCAGCCCTACATGGGCCAGATCGGCCTGATGGGGGCCAAGGCCCGCCAGGACGGCCAGATGGTGGAGGCGGCCAAGATCTTCCTGGGGGGCCGCCTGGATCAGGACCCGAAGTTGGCTGAGCTGCATGGGAAGGCCGTGCCCCTCTCCGAGCTCGCTGACGTGCTGGAAGGGTTGCTGGTGGAGCGCTTCGGTGCCCGGCGGCGGCCCGCGCCGTGA
- a CDS encoding DUF924 family protein, whose translation MPTPQEVLCFWFEETPPSAWFRPGGDRDRIVQERFAALTDQALAGGLAAWGERADDALALLLVLDQFPRQIWRDQARAFAGDGQALALTLRAVEAGWVEAEAAPERRPFWLMPLMHSEDLAVQELGLPLFERLTDARTADFARRHQAVIARFGRFPHRNQALGRPSSPEEQAFLLQPGSRF comes from the coding sequence ATGCCGACGCCGCAGGAGGTGCTGTGCTTCTGGTTCGAGGAAACGCCCCCCTCCGCCTGGTTCCGGCCCGGTGGCGACCGCGACCGGATCGTGCAGGAACGGTTCGCGGCCCTCACCGACCAGGCCCTGGCCGGGGGCCTGGCCGCCTGGGGCGAGCGCGCCGACGACGCCCTGGCCCTGCTGCTGGTGCTCGACCAGTTCCCGCGGCAGATCTGGCGCGACCAGGCCCGCGCCTTCGCCGGGGACGGGCAGGCCCTGGCGCTGACGCTGCGGGCCGTGGAGGCCGGCTGGGTGGAGGCGGAAGCGGCCCCGGAACGGCGGCCGTTCTGGCTGATGCCCCTGATGCACAGCGAGGATCTGGCGGTGCAGGAGCTGGGCCTGCCCCTGTTCGAGCGCCTCACCGACGCCCGCACCGCGGACTTCGCCCGCCGCCACCAGGCGGTGATCGCCCGCTTCGGCCGCTTCCCCCATCGCAACCAGGCCCTGGGGCGGCCGAGCAGCCCTGAGGAGCAGGCGTTCCTGCTGCAGCCCGGTTCCCGCTTCTGA
- a CDS encoding type 1 glutamine amidotransferase codes for MTHLVVLQHLEREGPGRFGEEARRRGWTVTVCRPDRGEPMPRLGPDQALLVLGGPMGVGDIGSPSFPWLAAEVALLRECLECERPVVGLCLGAQLLAFAAGGQVVPLTAGDPPVRAYEVGWGPVDWIRSEDQEPVLTGLGVGLPALHWHGDRIRLPATAVLLGSTPLCAEQMFRIGHHAHGLQFHVEVTDAALEVWLEEDGDYVRQALGPDGVEQIRAGRERWGEEGERQGRRLINNLLDRVGALLGGYPLI; via the coding sequence ATGACCCACCTGGTGGTGCTCCAGCACCTGGAGCGGGAAGGTCCGGGCCGGTTCGGCGAGGAGGCCCGACGCCGGGGCTGGACAGTGACGGTCTGCCGGCCCGACCGGGGGGAGCCGATGCCCCGGCTCGGGCCCGACCAGGCCCTGCTGGTGCTGGGGGGACCGATGGGGGTGGGCGACATCGGATCGCCGTCCTTCCCCTGGCTGGCGGCGGAGGTGGCCCTGCTGCGGGAGTGCCTGGAGTGCGAGCGCCCGGTGGTGGGGCTGTGCCTGGGGGCCCAGCTGCTGGCCTTCGCCGCCGGTGGCCAGGTGGTGCCGCTGACGGCGGGGGACCCGCCGGTGCGGGCCTACGAAGTGGGCTGGGGGCCGGTGGACTGGATACGGTCCGAGGATCAGGAACCGGTGCTCACCGGACTCGGGGTGGGCCTGCCGGCGCTGCACTGGCACGGCGACCGGATCCGGCTCCCCGCCACCGCCGTCCTGCTGGGCTCGACGCCGCTCTGCGCCGAGCAGATGTTCCGCATCGGGCACCACGCCCACGGGCTCCAGTTCCACGTGGAGGTGACGGACGCCGCCCTGGAGGTCTGGCTCGAGGAGGACGGCGACTACGTGCGCCAGGCCCTCGGACCCGACGGAGTGGAGCAGATCAGGGCCGGCCGGGAGCGCTGGGGGGAGGAGGGGGAGCGCCAGGGGCGCCGGCTGATCAACAACCTGCTGGATCGGGTGGGTGCCCTGCTGGGGGGGTATCCCCTGATCTGA
- a CDS encoding glycine betaine ABC transporter substrate-binding protein encodes MTSRWPPAWWDGALAGEILQRSGEHLLLVGSAIGLALAISLPLGLWISRRPRWAGPVLALASTVQTVPSLAIFGLLLTVPLLGGIGTTPAIVALTLYALLPLLRGLVTGLAQVPPGLKQAGRALGLSGRQVLLHVELPLALPTLMAGLRVATVIGVGVATIAAAIGAGGLGVFIFRGIATVNNGLILAGALPAAAIALLADGGLGLLERRLARRPTGTSSPGRRRVLRLAWGLAGLALGAVLALKLLPPAGAGTVRIGSKSFTEQLILGELLAQQIESSTPLNVKRDFGLGGTGLIHAAVRSGRIDGYVEYTGTAWTTLLGQPPPPPETPDPAREVFAQTRRLYAERFGLTVFPSLGFENSFAILVRRAEARRLGIATISEAAPHTPGWRAGFGYEFLNRPDGFAGLARRYGLRFAQPPEAMDLGLTYRALAEGRVDLIAGDTTNGLIPALDLQQLQDDRHYFPPYDAVPVFHTATLRRRPELVPVIEGLAGRIPAATMQRLNAQVDLDGLDVAEVVRRWRLQQAGVAGAEGAS; translated from the coding sequence ATGACCTCCCGGTGGCCCCCCGCCTGGTGGGACGGCGCCCTGGCCGGGGAGATCCTGCAACGCAGCGGTGAGCACCTGCTGCTGGTGGGCAGCGCCATCGGCCTGGCCCTGGCGATCAGCCTGCCGCTGGGCCTCTGGATCAGCCGCCGGCCCCGCTGGGCCGGGCCGGTGCTGGCCCTGGCCAGCACGGTGCAGACGGTGCCGAGCCTGGCGATCTTCGGCCTGCTGCTCACCGTGCCGCTGCTGGGGGGCATCGGCACCACCCCGGCGATCGTGGCCCTCACCCTCTACGCCCTCCTGCCCCTGCTGCGGGGGCTGGTCACCGGCCTGGCCCAGGTGCCCCCGGGGCTGAAGCAGGCGGGCCGGGCCCTGGGTCTCAGCGGCCGCCAGGTGCTGCTGCACGTCGAGCTGCCCCTGGCCCTGCCCACCCTGATGGCGGGCCTCCGCGTGGCCACGGTGATCGGCGTGGGGGTGGCCACCATCGCCGCCGCCATCGGCGCCGGCGGCCTGGGGGTGTTCATCTTCCGGGGCATCGCCACGGTGAACAACGGCCTGATCCTGGCGGGGGCGCTGCCGGCCGCCGCCATCGCCCTGCTCGCCGATGGCGGCCTGGGGCTGCTGGAGCGGCGGCTGGCCCGGCGCCCCACCGGGACCAGCTCCCCCGGCCGGCGGCGGGTGCTGCGGCTCGCCTGGGGCCTGGCGGGCCTCGCCCTGGGAGCCGTGCTGGCCCTGAAGCTGCTGCCGCCCGCCGGCGCCGGCACGGTGCGGATCGGCAGCAAGAGCTTCACCGAGCAGCTGATCCTGGGCGAACTGCTGGCCCAGCAGATCGAGTCCTCCACGCCGTTGAACGTGAAGCGGGACTTCGGCCTGGGGGGCACCGGCCTGATCCATGCCGCCGTGCGCAGCGGCCGCATCGACGGCTACGTGGAATACACCGGCACCGCCTGGACCACGCTTCTTGGCCAGCCGCCGCCGCCACCGGAGACGCCGGATCCGGCGCGGGAGGTGTTCGCGCAGACCCGCCGGCTCTACGCCGAGCGTTTCGGGCTCACCGTGTTCCCCTCCCTGGGCTTCGAGAACAGCTTCGCGATCCTGGTGCGCCGCGCCGAGGCCAGGCGGCTGGGGATCGCCACGATCAGCGAGGCGGCCCCCCACACCCCCGGCTGGCGGGCGGGCTTCGGCTACGAATTCCTCAACCGCCCCGATGGCTTCGCCGGCCTGGCCCGCCGCTACGGGCTGCGCTTCGCCCAGCCGCCCGAGGCCATGGATCTCGGCCTCACCTACCGGGCCCTGGCCGAGGGGCGCGTCGACCTGATCGCCGGCGACACCACCAACGGCCTGATCCCCGCCCTCGACCTGCAGCAGCTGCAGGATGACCGCCATTACTTCCCCCCCTACGACGCGGTGCCCGTGTTCCACACCGCCACCCTGCGGCGGCGCCCGGAGCTGGTGCCCGTGATCGAGGGGCTGGCCGGCCGCATCCCCGCCGCCACCATGCAGCGCCTCAATGCCCAGGTTGACCTCGACGGTCTGGACGTGGCCGAGGTGGTGCGCCGCTGGCGCCTTCAGCAGGCCGGCGTGGCCGGGGCCGAGGGCGCCTCCTGA
- a CDS encoding APC family permease translates to MAPDQAATAQTPGRLLSVLGVSFGIAGAVGGTIGAGILRTPGLVAAQLGSGPWVVAAWLAGGLYALLGANAVAELGASLPLAGGWYVYARRCFGDAAGFTVGWMDWIGHCTGIAWVAVTIGEYAAFLLPGLEPHGKLVGLAVLLLFTLIQLLGVEAGSGSQKLLSLAKAVAFLAVVAACVLLGGPDTRAAAAAAIPATALATPAGWTGLAVALVFSLQAIITTYDGWHSPIYFSEEFSEPQEDLPRSLIGGVLAVIAIYTLFNLALLRVLPLKVIAVSSLPVADAAALLFGAFGGQAITVLALLSLAGLINASIMGAPRILYGLSRDRLFSPLVDRVNRGGTPTVALVLTSLASALLVLGGDFTILLGLAAFLYVSLYLVGIVCLFVLRFKEPERPRPYRAWGHPWSTAIVLVGSIAFLVGALRNDTANSGWALLLIGGGVPVFQATRALTPAEAP, encoded by the coding sequence GTGGCCCCGGACCAGGCCGCGACCGCCCAGACCCCGGGCCGCCTGCTCAGTGTGCTGGGGGTGAGCTTCGGCATCGCCGGGGCGGTGGGGGGCACCATCGGCGCCGGCATCCTGCGCACGCCCGGCCTGGTGGCGGCCCAGCTGGGCAGCGGCCCCTGGGTGGTGGCGGCCTGGCTGGCCGGCGGTCTCTACGCCCTGCTCGGTGCCAACGCCGTGGCGGAGCTGGGGGCCAGCCTGCCCCTGGCCGGCGGCTGGTACGTCTACGCCCGGCGCTGCTTCGGGGATGCCGCCGGCTTCACCGTGGGCTGGATGGACTGGATCGGCCACTGCACCGGCATCGCCTGGGTGGCGGTCACCATCGGGGAGTACGCGGCCTTCCTGCTGCCGGGACTGGAGCCCCACGGAAAGCTGGTGGGGCTGGCGGTGCTGCTGCTGTTCACCCTGATCCAGCTGCTGGGGGTGGAGGCGGGCAGCGGCAGCCAGAAGCTGCTGAGCCTGGCCAAGGCGGTCGCCTTCCTGGCGGTCGTGGCGGCCTGCGTCCTGCTGGGCGGCCCCGACACCCGGGCCGCCGCCGCCGCGGCGATCCCGGCGACGGCCCTGGCCACCCCGGCGGGCTGGACGGGCCTGGCGGTGGCGCTGGTGTTCTCCCTGCAGGCGATCATCACCACCTACGACGGCTGGCACAGCCCCATCTACTTCTCCGAGGAGTTCAGCGAACCCCAGGAGGACCTGCCCCGCTCCCTGATCGGCGGGGTGCTGGCCGTGATCGCCATTTACACCCTGTTCAACCTGGCCCTGCTGCGGGTGCTGCCCCTGAAGGTGATCGCCGTCTCCAGCCTGCCGGTGGCCGATGCGGCCGCCCTGCTGTTCGGCGCCTTCGGCGGCCAGGCGATCACCGTGCTGGCGCTGCTGTCCCTGGCGGGGCTGATCAACGCCTCGATCATGGGCGCCCCGCGCATCCTCTACGGCCTCAGCCGCGACCGCCTGTTCAGCCCCCTGGTCGACCGGGTGAACCGGGGCGGCACCCCCACCGTGGCGCTGGTGCTCACCAGCCTGGCGTCGGCCCTGCTGGTGCTCGGCGGGGACTTCACCATCCTGCTGGGGCTGGCGGCCTTCCTGTACGTGAGCCTCTACCTGGTGGGGATCGTCTGCCTGTTCGTGCTGCGGTTCAAGGAGCCGGAACGGCCGCGGCCCTACCGGGCCTGGGGCCACCCCTGGAGCACCGCGATCGTGCTGGTGGGCTCCATCGCCTTCCTCGTCGGCGCCTTGCGCAACGACACCGCCAACAGCGGCTGGGCCCTGCTCCTCATCGGCGGGGGCGTGCCGGTGTTCCAGGCCACCCGGGCCCTGACGCCGGCCGAGGCGCCATGA
- a CDS encoding oxygenase MpaB family protein: MNDPFDPGDAPAAGTTADAAATADAAASLRAAEATAHRLAGELFPWDLTRALELALLKTFCVPSISGLLSRTGEFEQRPRKRYDDTGLMVAELLRHGLDSPAGAAVIDRMNRIHGHYAIGNDDFLYVLSTFVAEPIRWLARYGWRPLTPQEQEHLFRFWRGVGERMGITDLPDTLGDLLALNERVEREAFAPAATNRRIADATLAMLLADCPAPLHPALRWGLLGLLDRQTCAALGWSAAPDGLQALVLQVLRARSRAAALVAGVRARLGRPAPARFYSQRPTPSYGATFRLEQLGPPPLLDALAPPPSEGP, encoded by the coding sequence ATGAACGATCCCTTTGATCCCGGCGACGCCCCGGCCGCCGGCACCACGGCCGACGCCGCAGCAACCGCCGACGCCGCCGCGAGCCTGCGGGCCGCCGAAGCCACCGCCCACCGGCTGGCCGGCGAGCTGTTTCCCTGGGACCTCACCCGGGCCCTGGAGCTGGCCCTGCTCAAGACCTTCTGTGTGCCCTCCATCTCCGGGCTGCTGTCCCGCACCGGCGAATTCGAGCAGCGGCCCCGCAAGCGCTACGACGACACCGGGCTGATGGTGGCCGAACTGCTGCGCCATGGGCTGGACAGCCCGGCCGGGGCGGCGGTGATCGACCGTATGAACCGCATCCACGGTCACTACGCGATCGGCAACGACGATTTCCTCTACGTGCTCTCCACCTTCGTGGCCGAGCCGATCCGCTGGCTGGCGCGCTACGGCTGGCGGCCCCTGACCCCCCAGGAGCAGGAGCACCTGTTCCGCTTCTGGCGCGGGGTGGGCGAGCGGATGGGGATCACGGACCTGCCGGACACCCTGGGGGACCTGCTGGCGCTGAACGAACGGGTGGAGCGGGAGGCCTTCGCCCCGGCGGCCACCAACCGGCGCATCGCCGACGCCACCCTGGCCATGCTCCTGGCCGACTGCCCCGCCCCCCTGCACCCCGCGCTGCGGTGGGGTCTGCTGGGCCTGCTCGACCGCCAGACCTGCGCGGCTCTCGGCTGGAGCGCGGCGCCCGACGGGCTGCAGGCGCTGGTGCTGCAGGTCCTGCGGGCCCGCAGCCGGGCCGCGGCCCTGGTGGCCGGCGTCCGTGCCCGCCTGGGCAGGCCCGCCCCCGCCCGCTTCTATTCCCAGCGCCCCACCCCGAGCTACGGCGCCACGTTCCGCCTCGAGCAGCTGGGCCCACCGCCGCTGCTGGACGCGCTGGCGCCGCCCCCTTCCGAGGGGCCCTGA